From the Motacilla alba alba isolate MOTALB_02 chromosome 1, Motacilla_alba_V1.0_pri, whole genome shotgun sequence genome, the window ACCATTCCCCCGAGTCCCGGGCCAGCCGTCTcggcctggcacagctctgccgCCGCTTTGAACGGGCTCCTCAGCCATGGTTGAGCTCCCCACtgaaaaggcaaggaaaaatgAGACAGCCCCTATGAGCAGATCAGAAAAAGTAACAGGATATTTCAAAAGGACTCTGGCTGGTCCCCACTGTAATTGTGTATGTTCTTTCAGCTCTGATATCCCCACTTAGGACTGGTTTTACAAGATTGAATTTCAAGGATAAACTCAAGTCTTTCTACTGCTGTTTAAAAAAGCCCCCGTGGCTCCCCAGCACCCTTGCTGCCATCCACACATGCTGAGTGCGGGAGAAGTAGCCTGAAGTGATGTTATAATTAGGACAGATTTACTCCTGGAAAACTTGCACATTACAATGTGGAGCAAGTGTGTGCACCTGCTCAAAAGCTGCTTCTGCGTCAAGCGCAGAAGTGGAAATGATGTTTTACAgccttttgtttaaaaagtacTAAAGTGATGGAAGAAAAGTGGCTTTTTGGTTACAACTCGCATCATCTAATCAGCTGTGCTAGGAAGTATTTTGACTTGAGGAGACAGaaaccccccaccccccctttGCAGTTCTGAGAACAATGTATTtttgtaacaattttttttatttaaaatttattgcttTGCAGGTTTGGGAGCCAttgccctgtgctggcactgatTAACTTGCAGGTCATTAGCAGTGGCTGCCTTAGCAGGGTCAGACAGGGTCAAGCAGGGATCCGTAGCCCTGCCTGAGTCTTGGAGCTGCCAGGTTTTGGTGGAAATGATGAACTCCAGGCGTGTCGCTGAGAGCATTCACAAGCACTGAAGGGAGACACCTTCCCTTTGTTATTTGTGGATATATCCACGCAGATTTCTTactgaggcagagaaaaaagctttttccctGGGACTGCAGAGTGGATTAGCTCAGTTGGATAGAGCGTGGCGCTTGTATAACACCATTGTGGGTCTGATCCCTGTATGGGCCGttcacttaagagttggactcgatgatttttgtgggtcctttccaactcaggtATATTCTGTGAAATCTGTAGGTGTAGCCCAGATTCTTCCAAGGATGATGTTTACCATCCTTGGTGGCTCTTGATGCCACCATTTACATTTATGCCACTACTTTCTGCTCCCACTCCTTGCCTACCCTCAGTCCTCCTGCCCTGGTGTCCCATCATTAGGCCTCACAAGGAGGAATGCTGCCTCTTTGGAGCATGGTGCTTGTCTCTGCACTGCCTGCTTTGTGGTTTCTCCCTAAACCTAGGGCTGAAGTGCAGAACAGCTGTTCATtcattcccagagctgtggggtgTCAGAGGCCCTGTGACTACTGTCTGGTTGCTGCCTGGCTGTCACCCTGCCTCAGCTGGCTGACAAGAGCCAGAGTGGGCTGCTGATGGAGAGGGATGTCGTGTGGCATCAGGGTTTGACTACCCTGAGCCCTCAGAAGGGATCCTGCCCCAAAGTATCTCCCCAAGGCACTGTTCAAACCCAGCTGTATCTTGCCTGATTGTTCTAGGAGATATTGGAGACATGATTTGATGAAATGGGGAGCAGTGGTTGCTGTGAACTAGACCATCATCAACAGGAGAGAAATATAAGCCATTGGGTTTAACAGCCCTTTTCATCATTCTGGGATAAAATGTTCTGCTTGTATTGACCTGTGCTGGGAGGAAGTGGGCTCTGCTTGGATGAGGGGGGACTGCTGATGTTTGTCCTTGGCCTGTGGTGACAATGTTTTCCTTGCTGTTGCAGTGCCCATCTACGTGCCGTTCCTTATCGTGGGATCTGTATTTGTTGCCTTCATCATCCTGGGGTCCCTGGTGGCGGCTTGCTGCTGCAGATGCCTGCGGCCCAagcaggagccccagcagagtCGAGCCCCTGCGGGCACCCGCCTGATGGAGACGATCCCCATGATCCCAAGTGCCAGCACCTCCCGGGGCTCCTCCTCCCGCCAGTCgagcacagctgccagctccagctccagcgcCAACTCGGGGGCCAGAGCTCCACCGACGAGGTCCCAGACCAACTGCTGCTTGCCAGAAGGGACCATGAATAATGTCTACGTCAACATGCCCACGAACTTCTCGGTGCTGAACTGCCAGCAGGCCACGCAGATCGTGCCGCACCAGGGCCAGTACCTGCACCCGCAGTACGTGGGCTACGCCATGCAGCATGACTCGATGCCGCTGACCCCGGTGCCCCCCTTCCTGGATGGCCTGCAGAGCGGCTACAGGCAGATGCAGTCTCCCTTCCCACACACCAACAGCGAGCAGAAGATGTACCCGGCTGTGACTGTGTAGTGCTGAtgccttcccctccccatccccacccagCCAATTTTAATATCTGAACTGAACGGGGGAGAAATACTTCCTTGGAACAAAGCTCCCAGAACACCacttgtaaataattttgaaaggcTCATGCATGTCAGACAGTGTTTATaaaccatttattttcattggGGTCTGTTGCCAGGAACTGTAAGGATGATATCTCGGAATTAACGTTGCCAGATACGCTCTCATTCCAGCGCGTGATTTACGGCAGCGAAGGATTACGCTGGAAATGCATATGTATTTCAGATCACTGTACTCATGAGATAAATGTCGGAGCCATAAAGTGCCCTTCAGGTATGACATGGTCACAAGTATTTGCCTAATTAATTCTAGAAAGAGTTTTGTTACACTGTACAAGACCGCAGTACTTCAGAAacctctctgctcccagctccgtAATGACATTTCCCATTGCTTTACAGACAATCACAGCTGAGAGCCGAGCAGTGCAAtccctgtgtgcccagctgccATGGCTTCTTACACACAcccattttggggtgaaatGCCACCAGAAGCTTGGTCTTGCAAAGACCAATTTTCCTTGTATGATGTCGGAATTGGAAGAGTGAATTATTCTGCTCTTCTTTACGGTGCACTTGAAACcctttttggtttggttttgtgtcaAGATCAGGACCCAGTAGTGGTTTGCACAGACTTTATCTTTGTGAACGTTTTACTAAAACCAGGGTATGAGGTGCTTGCTCTTTGTGACACTCAGCAAAGCTTTTGGTACAGCTGGCAGTGTCTGAACTGAACCTGCCTTGGCAGAGAAAGGTCAGACTGTGATTCCAAACATGCCTGATTTAACCTCACTTCCCATGAAACAGGAAACCTGTGTGAATGCCCACAAAGGTGTCAGCCCCGAAGCCTGCTTGCATTGAAGTCTGCCTGTAGGAAAACGGACTTTATCTTGTCCCCATGATCCCATTCTGAGTCCCCTGTCCTACCCCGTGGGAGTGGGAGAGTGTTACACAGAGCCCAGTTGGGATGTGAATGGGTTGGTGGAGGTTTGAAATCcatcctcttttcttctttacccGTGGCAGGGGACTAGGGAGGCGCagctgtatttgaaaataaggaaaaaggcCCAACCAAGGGGCAAAGGTGCTTGTGGTGTCACAAGGGTGATGGAGGTGGTGAGCTGCAGACAGGAGGGACACTTTACACTGGAGCTGTTGCCTCTGTCCTGCTTTGCTTCATCTGGGGAAAACACCTCTCCAGGTTGAAGAGGCAACAAACAATCAGATCATTCTAATTATATCACCCCAAATGCAGCAAAGTAAGGCTGGTTTTGTCTCTTAAAAAGTGTAGCCTCTGCATTTCCCTCCATTTGCTCCCTAGCCAAAACAGTGCAGCAGAAGACTTGAGGCCCTGTGCAAAACCCAAGCAATTACTGTAGCCAGACCAGTGATGACTAAAGGTTTCTTATTGTCTGATACTGTATCAATATGTAGCAATAACTGTGATGCTATGTTTTGTAtgtctgtttttaaatgatGCAGAAGGTGCAGATGCGTTGCCAAACCCAGTGGTTTACTCATAAACACGCCACACACAGTCTGCagtctgcagcaggcagccatgGTTTGGCCACTGACACGGGGAAATGAATAGGTAATTTATCCCAGATCTGTTGTTCCTGGCTGTGATCTCCCAGTCAGTGTGCAGGATCTGGACAGAAATATTGGTTTGTGAGACCTGGCTTCCTCTCCAGCCAGGCTTGGTGTCTTTGGGAAGGCAGCAcctggctgctggaggtgtCAGATGCTGCACAACTCGGTGCTCGGGGATCTTCAGGGCAGTGGGTGCTCAagagctgggtgctgccaggCTTCTGAAGGACCCCTGCACTCTCTGGTCTCTGGGGGTGTAGATTTCTACCTGCCCACGTTGCAGTGGGATCACACTGAGCTGGCAtcaggcacagaggcagctctctgtgcttccctgggagcaggagtgCTTGGCCCTGGGTGTCCTGTGCTTGTGACCGTGCCCAGCTGTGAACCAAGGCAGCTCCCCACCACTGCCTGCCTTGCACAGGCCCTGGCAAGGACACCTCCTCTGACCTACAGAATTCAGGTGAATCTTTGTATATTGtttacttgttaaaaaaaaaaaaagaataagttAAATATAAGTCTgtagaaattaatttacaaCTGAAGGCAGAGAAACCCAAGCTCtaataaaaggaattttgtgagatgtggtgtttttttaatgtcatgtACAATAATGTAAAACCAATGTTACCATTTGATATAGCTTTTAAATCTCTGAAAGAGCACTTGCTTTAAAGTGTTTCTtacaactgaagaaaaaagcCCCCTTTGTTTCTTAATAAATACTTTATGGTGtgactttggttttgtttgctttgtcatagggttttttatttttttagttaatgctttgctttcctgtgtCTCCAAAAGAAGATCTGACCAGCCCCCCTCTCCAGACTGGCAAAACCAAAAGTTTGAactttttgctgtgtttttaaagaataaCAGCAGACCCAACAACTTATATGTCTGAACAGCGTGCTGCAGTGGGGCATGTTCTGAGGGGATGTGTTAGGGGAGAAGGGGTGCAGGGAGAGGGCATCTGAGCATCTGCTGAGTTGGGGATCCCTCACCTCTCAggtggctggggagcagcagtgggagcaggatgGACTGGAGCCTGTGGGCTTATCGAGCTCCCTCTTTTCAAAGAATGCCAAATACTCTGCAGCAAATGGCATTTTCTGAGAATTTTGGTTTCAGTTGGATTCACAGTTACCAGCTGAGCATTTTGAGTGTATAACTTCCAGTAagtggctgtgctgtccccactgtcTTCTGCATGGGGATCCTTCTTGCTAGAGCAAACTCCATGCTCAGAAGTGAGACCAGAACCAAAGCCCCATTGTGCCAGGGGGCATAGCTTAGTCTGGGACGAGGCcactctgctttcctggagatTCTGGCATTGCATTCTGTGGGCAGGTGGGTGGCTGGAGGAGCCTAAAGGGCAAGGAGAGGAAATTGGCTGATGGTTGGATCTGCATGTTAATGACTCAAAAAAGTAGGGAAGAACAGTCCGGGAAAAACATCACCTTGGTCAGGCTCTACATAGTACATTCCAAAATGCCACAGCTTCCTGGTGTTTGGGGGAGATGAGGTAGCAAGGCTGGAAGCAGAaagctggcagggaaggagggggtCAGCCATGGCTCAGAGCAGATGTGCCGAGGTGACGAGTACTGCGCAGCAGGGGAGGCCAACAATTTGTGTTAAAgctttttcttgtatttttgtCTGCGGAGTTGCTTTGCCCTTGGCAGATGTTTTCTTTTCGTGCCGTGCTGGAGTTGGTGTGCACAGCAAGCAGTGGTGAGGGTGGGGAAAAGCTGGCAAGCCCcccacaggctgggctggtgctggttGGCCCTGAGCACACACCACCAGGCTGGTGGTGTCCTCACAAGGGGACCTGTGGGCACGGCGGTGCCCCGAGGTGGCTGTAGGCAATCCTGTGCCCAAACCACTGAGCCAcgcagagaagagcaggaaacCATTGCCAGTGACAGGATCCCCACCACACACGTGGGGAAACGCTCTGGAATTCTCCCCTCTGAGCTGGGCATGTCAGGGGACAGAGCCGCTTAGCAGGGGCTTGTGTGGCCCTGTACAGCTGCCACCAGCTGTGCCACGGTCATCAGGGGACAGTGGAGGTTGGTGCAATTTGGGGCCAGTGCTCACGTGTGGCCCACGATGCCCAAGGGGAGGAAGCCAGGGAGCAGGTCTCAACTCAGCACATTAACCTCAGCACCTCCCTTGCAAAATGTCTCATTTGCTGCTCACTTTTAGTCTTTCTGGAGCTCTTCTCCCTccagattttctgcttttctactCTTTTCCTCCCACTAAAGTTATTATTAAATATTCCCCACATGTATTCCCTTCTATTTTTCCAAGCTGAATCTCATTTTATTGTTTCCTCCTCATATTTCCTGCTTCTCAGTAGGTCCCTTTGTAATATTTCTCTATCCTCAGTGGGGTTTGAAACATTTTTCCGCTCAGGATCACTTGCAAATGGACTGAACAAATCACATAGGCCTGTGCCAtcctttctccccttccccttctaCACTGAGTGGAGCCAATTCCATGAGACCCTGACCACCCTGGCGGCTCacagtgtcccctgtcccatAGGAGAGCATTTAATCCTTGTGACAGTATTTCTGTGCAGCCCAAATGGCCAGATAACACCGGTCCTGGTGCTATAACAGCCTTTTGTGCCTCAGCAACGGGGACATGCCCATAGTGCTGGGCCATCTGCCACAAAACACCACTGTGGGCTCCAGTGAGAACGCCTAAGGTGAGCCAACACTGTGGTGTGGCTGCTCGGCACCAAACACTTTATAGTGCTGGCCTGTCTGCAGCAAGCCCTGGAGGCAAGGGTGGCACAGGTGATGTCTTGTCTCAGCACCCTGGGTCATGCCAATTCCTCCATCTCCTAGGGGACACCCAGTCCCGGACACAGCTTCCCCCCGCCCATCCCTGGGAAGCCActacagccctggcacagggatggattTTCTCCCCCTGCTGCAGAGATCCCCCTTCCTGTGCCAACACTTACTGGTTTTGTGATTCGCCCACAGAAATGCTGTCCTAATTTGTCCTTTTTACCTGGAAAATCCCAGCACACTGACCTGACCCCAGGCTTTTTTCACCTGGCTAGTGACCCTGCACCTCTCaccttctccagcttctccatGCTGGCTTGTTTGCAACATTTTCCCTGGCCCTCGTAtcatttccatctcctgctTGTCCCTGCTGAGCCAGACCTCTTGtgggggcagctgtgctggatgGGAACATCTGGGGCATCTAGTTCGTGGGCAGAGGCACAGCTTCATTTGGAAAATACCTTCCCACTTAACATCAGAGGTGACATCTTCCAAATAGCGAGAGCAAGGCAGCAAACATTCCACTAGGCATGGCTGAAAAGTTGCTAGGTGTGCAAGAGGCCAAGTATCCTCTTACTCCCTGATTTTCATTAGAAGAGGGGAGACAAGCCTCTCAGGAGTGTAACATGAGTCACAGCTCTCAGATTCCAAGTGCCTCCAGCATTGTACTGGCTGCTGTCTTTGTCAAAAGAAAGTTAGTTGAgttcatttttaatattaatcaATTTCAGTGGCTATTTCTGATGAGATGAGGCCATGCAGGTAACAACTCAAAGCATTCTCTTTCTGCACCAGGCACATCCAGCTCACCAAGGACACACATTGCTTTCTGTTTGCATTGTCCATAACacatcaggaaataaaaaagaaaactcacctGAAACCTTGAAATCTTGTCTGCCATCACAGGCTGTTGCAGAGACACCGCTTAGGCTTATAATAGCAAAAAGAGATTTCAAACATTCAAGAAAGAATAGCAATAACATCCTTCTCCTAAACATGATAATCCTTTACTTTCAAGTAAATAGGCTCTTATTGGCTGTTATCAGTCCTTCAGAAAACCTCCAGCAGAATCAAGGCAAACAGTGATACATCaagctgaaaaatgtttaattcaACAGGTAAGTTGCTTTCCATCAAGCCTTCCTCATGTTTAGTGCTGAACCAGCTCAGAGCATGGCCCACCCTGGTTTGCCTCTCCatgttaatttgaaaaaaaataaagcaagaaggCACTACTTTGAATCCCATCAATGCTATTAAACCAGGGCAAGTGAGCATCATGCCAGAAAACAGTAATAAtgcagcaataaaataaaaatactgtaaaacagTAATAAtgcagcaataaaataaaaatacttctctgtCTCCCTTCCAAGATATTGAGCAGCTTCACAGGATTATAAAAAATTGGCTGGATTGaaggggaccttaaagattgtcTAGTTCTAATCCCCTGCaggagggacaccttccactagaccaggtttctcagtgtcccatccagcctggccttgagcacttccaggggtggggtACTTAGGTTTCCTTCCATCAGATTTAGGAAGAGCTTTGAAAGCTCATGGGGACAATGTGGCAGAGTGTTTGATTCTGCTGGGTGCAGAGCCCAGCTTAGCTGGGCCACAAACTTCCCAGAGCTCGCTGGTGCTGCAGATGCTGGCACCGGGGCAGGTCTGACTTGTTGCAGGACAAGATGAGGATGTTGGTGTGTTGAGCAGTGTCTGCTATGATTCAGTACCCAAATGGTAAATATTGGCTTATGCAGCCGCTAATTCCCTCAATATTTGCTTTTGAGAGACAGAATCCTATTGACTTCACACAATCAGACAGTCTATGCATGATTGTAAATATCTGattatggggggaaaaatgatTCTTAATTTACATTGCTGCAAACCAAAAGCAACTGCTGTAGATTTACTGTGCAGTCAGAATCGGGCTCTCAGTTTAAAATCTGAAGCCCCCTCACTGTGGATGGGCAAATACACAGTCATTGCACAGGATTTAGTTTGCAGGTATGAGAGGGGTAAGCAACTCAAGCTCTGATACCTGGCACATCCAAATGAGCAGGCACTAGGACCACACTGTGGTTTTTCATGCACTAAGGCATGTATTCAGGAGCTTACAGGCAGGTCCTTCCACAGtgtggagaaaggaaggagatCGACCAGCACAGTTACAAACCCAGCACAACATACAAACCCAGCCCAGAATCCCTTTCCTCGGCTCTTTTTCTCCTGAGGGACTGGGgggtgctcctgctgcctgtacTGGATACCAGCAAGtaccagcagctccacaggacCAACAAAGCAGTCTTGGCTTACTGtgacagctgtgctgcacattTTTGATGAGGCTGTAAGCCAGTGCCAGCTGAGGCATCAGACAAGGTGGCTGTGAGAGCTGAGGCTCCCAGGCTCACCACTGCAGGATTTAAGTGCCAATCTGCCCTGAAAGGCTGCAGCTACTTCACTTGAGGTCTGCTTTGTGTGACCCAGGAAGCTCAGTGCCCTCACCACTCTGACATGACATCCTCACAGGGACAGCACCAAACACCAAGGGAAGTACAGAGGGGAACCATGACCACCTCTTTGACCATCACCCCACCATCCTTAAAGAGTCACATTTTCTTGCAAGAAAAATGCAACATGAGCTCCCTCCCATCAAGCTTCCTCGTGGCGAATGTCCTGGCTGGGCATGGCCACTGCAGCAAGGTCTCACCAGCACTGTTCACCATTCCCTTGCCTGGGACACAGCCCACTCCTCATCTACCCTTGAGCTCCTTGCTCAGCATGGACAGCCAAAAACCAGCCGTGtctttcaggtatttttaaagcCTTGTTTCTCTGCAGTCCTGTATTTCTGCTGAGGAGGGAACTCACTGCTCCTTCCAGGTTTCTGAGGACTCCCTGCACCCCAAATGCCGAGGGAAGTCAAAGAGGcacggggctgtgctggagggagggCTGGTCACTAGGTactgccacagcagcactcaCTAAAAGGGATTATGTTTCTGAAATCTTCTTGCTTAACATTCCTCAGCCGGACCTTTCTCAgttacacttttattttttaatgctccCATTTCAGACTTGAGCATTAATCTACAGGTTTAGGGACTTTGATTCTTCTTTGTTCTGCTATGAGGCACCAAAGACTGCCGTCAACAGACTTAGCAGCTGCTCCAAATATTTGGCTCTGGGACACGAGCACTAGGCTCtctcacagccctgcctgtcaGACTGTTAGAGGGAAAGTCTCTGAGGTGATTAGTCAACTAATATATCTAATAAGGGGTTTAAGCAGCAATCCATTATGTTTAACAATTC encodes:
- the SHISA2 gene encoding protein shisa-2 homolog; this encodes MRGWLLLAALGWLLPAGAAASGEYCHGWLDGQGGWRDGFQCPERFDGGDATICCGSCALRYCCSSAEARLDQGACDNDRRQGGGEPGRPGKDGPDGAAVPIYVPFLIVGSVFVAFIILGSLVAACCCRCLRPKQEPQQSRAPAGTRLMETIPMIPSASTSRGSSSRQSSTAASSSSSANSGARAPPTRSQTNCCLPEGTMNNVYVNMPTNFSVLNCQQATQIVPHQGQYLHPQYVGYAMQHDSMPLTPVPPFLDGLQSGYRQMQSPFPHTNSEQKMYPAVTV